The following are encoded together in the Denticeps clupeoides unplaced genomic scaffold, fDenClu1.1, whole genome shotgun sequence genome:
- the LOC114771943 gene encoding dnaJ homolog subfamily C member 9-like, whose amino-acid sequence MGLLERCMLLFNTSNLYEVLGLSKDASDSDLRRGYYKMSLLVHPDRAAGDTQATEKFQVLGKVYEVLKDQEQRSIYDEQGVVDEQSDNVKQERNWEDYWRLLFPKITLQDIVDFEKKYKGTEEEKQDLTRLYLQHAGDMGRIVESALFSEGDDEARIRGVIQGLIDDKQLPAYRAFTHESTKKRNHRKRKAEKERKEAEEMQKDLGVSSEESLSALIKQRQKCHEQGFNSLLANLEAKYCSPGGRSSAKKKGKK is encoded by the exons ATGGGTTTATTGGAAAGATGTATGCTGCTCTTCAACACCTCAAACCTGTATGAAGTTCTTGGCCTTTCTAAAGATGCCTCGGACTCTGATCTCCGCCGCGGTTACTACAAGATGTCCTTGTTGGTCCACCCAGACCGGGCCGCAGGGGACACCCAGGCCACTGAGAAGTTCCAG GTTCTTGGTAAAGTGTATGAAGTTCTGAAGGACCAGGAGCAGAGATCCATCTATGATGAGCAGGGGGTCGTGGATGAGCAGTCTGACAACGTAAAACAGGAGCGTAACTGGGAGGATTACTGGAGATTGCTGTTCCCCAAG ATCACACTCCAGGACATTGTGGACTTTGAGAAGAAGTATAAGGGGACTGAGGAGGAGAAACAGGACCTGACTCGCTTGTACCTGCAGCATGCGGGGGACATGGGCCGCATCGTGGAATCGGCACTCTTCTCTGAGGGGGACGATGAGGCGCGAATCAGGGGGGTCATCCAGGGCCTCATCGATGACAAGCAGTTGCCCGCATACAGAGCCTTCACCCACGAGAGCACCAAGAAGAGGAACCACCGCAAGCGCAAG GCcgagaaagagaggaaagaggCGGAGGAGATGCAGAAGGACCTGGGAGTAAGCAGCGAGGAGAGCCTAAGTGCTCTGATCAAG CAAAGGCAGAAGTGTCATGAGCAGGGATTCAACTCCCTCCTCGCCAACCTGGAGGCCAAGTACTGTAGTCCTGGCGGAAGGAGTTCGGCCAAAAAGAAAGGGAAGAAGTGA